A region of the Nocardia nova SH22a genome:
AAGTTTACCTTGCGGCTGTCAAGGGGAGTGTGACCCTTGACACATACATTCAGAGGTTTATTGTAATGAACGTCCTGACCATAGGTTGTACAGCGAAAACGGGCGAGGCAACGTGGCTGGTTTGGAGATGTCCCCGATGGTGGTCGTGGCATGGCCCGACGCACCGCACGCACCAACGGCTGTCGAGTTCCTGACGCCCGACCCGCTTCCGAGTTCGGATCTGTTGTTACGCGCGTGCCGGGGACATCGCGTGATCGGCGGGCCCATCCTGTGGTTCGCGCGCGATCTGGCGGTCCTCCACGAGCGTCAACTCGGCCGCGGGGGCTCGACCCCGGATCCGGACTCGGCGCTGATCGTCGAAATCGACAGGCGCCGCCTGGAATTGGTGATGGCGATCGACGACTGGATCGTCCGCACCGTGGCGCAGCCGCACCGCCCCGGCGCGACGCTGCACACCGAAACCATCGGTGCGGTCATGGACCGGCTGGCCGAAGCGTCGGTGCACGCCCATCACGCGCTGATGACACTCGACGCGAACGACGATGTGCTGCACAGTGCCTGGCATCACCTGGCCGAATTGGCCGACGGCTACGACGATCTCGTGCGCGAGGTCGTCGCGGGCCGTCGGCGCCTGCCGAGCTGGTGAGGCTCAGTACGCGTTGAACGGGCGGTGGTCGGTGGCGAAATCGTCGGCCACCGTCGCCGCCAATTCGACCAGGGCCCGCTTGGTGTTCTTGCCCAGGCGGGCCAGATCGATTTCGGCGCCCTCGGCCAGATGCGGGTCGTAGGGGATCACGTGCACGGCGCGGCAGCGGGCCAGGAAGTACTCCCGCAGATGCTGGATCGCCACATTCGGGGAACCCTCGCGCGGCAGGTTGATCACCACCACCGCATTGCGGACGAGGTGATCGTGACCGTGCAGCGACAACCAGTCCAAGGTCGCGGCCGCACTGCGGGCGCCGTCGATGGCCGAGGACGAGATCAGCACCAGCGAATGCGCCAGATCCAGCACGCCCGCCATCGCCGAATGCATCAGTCCGGTACCGCAATCGGTGAGGATGATGTTGTAGAACCGCTGCAGCACGCGCAGCACCTGGCGGTACTCGTCCTCGCTGAACGATTCGGAGGCGGCCGGATCCCGTTCGCTGGCAAGCACTTCCAGGCGGCTGGTGGCCTGTGAGGTATGCCGCCGCACATCGCCGTAGCTGTTGATCGACTGATCCAGCAGCAGATCGCGCACCGACGAACGGGTCTGCAGCGGCACTCGCTGCGACAGCGTGCCGAAGTCGGGGTTGGCGTCCACCGCGATGACGCGGTCACCGCGGATCGAGGCGAAGATCGAACCGATACCCATGGTGGTGGTCGTCTTACCGACACCACCCTTCAGCGACAGCGTCGCGATCCGGTAGTCACCGCGCACCGGCTGCCGGATGCGCGCCACCAGTTCCTGCAGCCGTATCTCCTCGGCCGACATCCCGGGATTGATGGCGCCGCCGGACATGTGGTGCACCGCGCGCCGCCAGCCCGATCCCGGCGCCTTCTTGGCGCGCCGCATC
Encoded here:
- a CDS encoding DUF4254 domain-containing protein; translated protein: MAGLEMSPMVVVAWPDAPHAPTAVEFLTPDPLPSSDLLLRACRGHRVIGGPILWFARDLAVLHERQLGRGGSTPDPDSALIVEIDRRRLELVMAIDDWIVRTVAQPHRPGATLHTETIGAVMDRLAEASVHAHHALMTLDANDDVLHSAWHHLAELADGYDDLVREVVAGRRRLPSW